A genomic region of Pseudomonas sp. RSB 5.4 contains the following coding sequences:
- a CDS encoding M48 family metallopeptidase, with protein sequence MTALKYLQAYPAPLQDQVRQLIAEQRLGDYLSQRYPGRHDVQSDKALYSYALDLKQEYLRNAPAIDKVLFDNRLDLTHRALGLHTTVSRVQGGKLKAKKEIRIASLFKEAAPEFLKMIVVHELAHFKESDHNKAFYKLCEHMLPGYHQVEFDLRVYLTWRDLQ encoded by the coding sequence ATGACTGCGTTGAAATACCTCCAGGCCTATCCCGCGCCATTGCAGGATCAGGTGCGCCAGCTTATCGCCGAACAGCGTCTGGGTGACTACCTGAGCCAACGCTATCCGGGGCGTCACGATGTGCAGAGCGACAAGGCGCTGTACAGCTACGCGCTGGACCTGAAGCAGGAATACCTGCGCAACGCGCCGGCCATCGACAAGGTGCTGTTCGACAACCGCCTCGACCTGACGCACCGCGCGCTGGGCCTGCACACTACGGTCTCAAGAGTGCAGGGCGGCAAGCTCAAGGCCAAGAAAGAGATTCGCATCGCCTCGTTGTTCAAGGAGGCAGCGCCCGAGTTCCTGAAGATGATCGTCGTGCATGAACTGGCGCACTTCAAGGAATCGGACCACAACAAGGCCTTCTATAAATTGTGCGAGCACATGCTGCCGGGGTATCACCAGGTCGAGTTCGATCTGCGGGTGTACCTGACGTGGCGGGATCTGCAATAG
- the yccS gene encoding YccS family putative transporter, whose product MSSTSFRQSLRRLWALDKFSYSVRVFIALTGSMALCWYQDEMGLLIPLFLGIIASALAETDDSWQGRLNALAVTLVCFSIAALSVELLFPYPIVFAIALALASFGLTMLGALGERYGAIASATLILSVYTMIGVDQRGGAVTDFWHEPMLLVAGAAWYGLLSVLWQALFSNQPVQQSLARLFRELGFYLKLKASLFEPIRQLDVEGRRLELAQQNGRVVAALNSAKEIILHRVGNGRPGSKVSRYLKLYFLAQDIHERASSSHYPYNALADAFFHSDVLFRCQRLLRQQGKACRALAESIQMRQPFVYDASFAEALTDLDASLEHLRIQSNPAWRGLLRSLRALAANLGTLDRLLSDASNPDALADATDSSLLDRSPRNLKDVWIRLRTQLTPTSLLFRHALRLPLALSIGYGMVHLIHPSQGYWIILTTLFVCQPNYGATRRKLGQRILGTAIGLTVAWALFDLFPSPLVQSCFAIAAGVVFFTNRTTRYTVATAAITIMVLFCFNQIGDGYGLFLPRLFDTLLGSLIAGLTVFLFLPDWQGRRLNKVLANTLTCNSIYLRQIMQQYAAGKSDDLAYRLARRNAHNADAALSTTLANMLMEPGHFRKEADVGFRFLVLSHTLLSYLSGLGAHRETQLPADVREQLIDGAGVKLATSIDDIAQGLANKQPVAIQSDEEEALANELEQMPDEIDEGQRLVQTQLALICRQLGPLRTLAAHLIKDTSEA is encoded by the coding sequence ATGTCCTCGACCTCGTTTCGTCAGTCTTTGCGGCGCCTGTGGGCGCTGGATAAATTCAGCTACAGCGTGCGGGTGTTCATCGCCCTGACCGGCAGCATGGCGCTGTGTTGGTATCAGGATGAAATGGGCTTGCTGATCCCGTTGTTCCTGGGGATTATCGCCAGCGCCCTGGCCGAGACCGACGACAGTTGGCAGGGCCGCCTCAACGCACTGGCGGTCACACTGGTGTGTTTCAGCATCGCCGCGCTGTCGGTGGAACTGCTCTTCCCCTACCCCATCGTATTTGCCATTGCTCTGGCACTGGCCAGCTTCGGCCTGACCATGCTCGGCGCGCTCGGCGAGCGTTACGGTGCGATCGCCTCGGCGACGTTGATCCTGTCGGTCTACACCATGATCGGCGTGGATCAGCGCGGCGGCGCGGTCACCGATTTCTGGCACGAGCCGATGCTGCTGGTGGCCGGCGCCGCGTGGTACGGCCTGCTCTCGGTGCTGTGGCAGGCGCTGTTTTCCAACCAGCCAGTGCAGCAGAGCCTGGCGCGATTGTTCCGTGAACTGGGCTTCTACCTAAAGCTCAAAGCCTCGCTGTTCGAGCCGATCCGCCAACTGGACGTCGAAGGACGACGGCTGGAACTGGCGCAGCAAAACGGTCGCGTGGTGGCGGCGCTGAACAGCGCCAAGGAAATCATTCTGCACCGGGTCGGCAACGGTCGCCCGGGTTCGAAAGTCAGCCGTTATCTGAAGCTGTACTTCCTCGCCCAGGACATCCACGAACGCGCCAGCTCTTCGCACTATCCGTACAACGCGCTGGCCGATGCGTTCTTCCACAGCGACGTGCTGTTCCGCTGCCAGCGTTTGTTGCGCCAGCAGGGCAAGGCCTGCCGCGCGTTGGCCGAATCGATCCAGATGCGCCAGCCATTCGTCTACGACGCCAGTTTTGCCGAAGCACTGACTGACCTCGATGCCTCCCTTGAACACCTGCGCATCCAGAGCAATCCGGCGTGGCGCGGCCTCCTGCGTTCGCTGCGTGCACTGGCAGCCAACCTCGGCACCCTCGACCGTTTGCTCAGCGACGCGAGCAACCCCGATGCCTTGGCAGACGCCACTGACAGCAGCCTGCTCGACCGCTCGCCGCGCAACCTCAAGGACGTGTGGATTCGCCTGCGCACGCAACTGACACCGACTTCCCTGCTGTTCCGCCACGCCCTGCGCTTGCCGCTGGCGCTGAGTATCGGCTATGGCATGGTGCACCTGATTCACCCGTCGCAGGGTTACTGGATCATCCTCACCACCCTGTTCGTCTGCCAGCCGAACTACGGCGCGACGCGGCGCAAACTCGGGCAGCGGATTCTCGGCACCGCCATCGGTCTGACCGTGGCCTGGGCGCTGTTCGATCTGTTCCCCAGCCCGCTGGTGCAGTCGTGCTTCGCGATCGCCGCCGGGGTGGTGTTCTTTACCAACCGCACCACGCGCTACACGGTGGCGACCGCCGCGATCACGATCATGGTGCTGTTCTGCTTCAACCAGATCGGCGATGGCTACGGGCTGTTCCTGCCGCGCCTGTTCGATACCCTGCTCGGCAGCCTGATCGCCGGCCTGACAGTGTTCCTGTTCCTGCCGGACTGGCAGGGTCGACGCCTGAATAAAGTGCTGGCCAACACCCTGACCTGCAACAGCATCTATCTGCGCCAGATCATGCAGCAATACGCCGCCGGCAAGAGCGACGACCTCGCCTATCGCCTGGCCCGACGCAACGCGCACAACGCCGATGCGGCGCTGTCGACCACCTTGGCCAACATGCTGATGGAGCCGGGGCATTTCCGGAAGGAGGCGGATGTCGGCTTCCGGTTCCTGGTGCTGTCACACACCCTGCTCAGTTACCTGTCCGGACTGGGTGCGCATCGCGAAACGCAGCTACCGGCGGACGTGCGCGAACAGCTGATCGACGGTGCCGGGGTGAAACTGGCCACGAGCATCGACGACATCGCCCAGGGCCTGGCGAACAAGCAGCCGGTGGCGATTCAGAGTGACGAAGAAGAAGCACTGGCCAACGAGCTGGAGCAGATGCCGGACGAGATCGATGAAGGGCAACGGCTGGTGCAGACACAACTGGCGTTGATCTGCCGGCAGTTGGGGCCGTTGCGGACGTTGGCGGCGCATTTGATCAAGGACACCAGCGAAGCCTGA
- a CDS encoding NAD(P)/FAD-dependent oxidoreductase → MRSTEVVIIGAGAAGLMCALTAAGRGRQVLLLDHANKAGKKILMSGGGRCNFTNMYTEPSNFLSHNPHFCKSALARYTQWDFIGMVAKHGVPYHEKKLGQLFCDNKSSDILGMLLDECDQVGVELHLDTSIQTIEKVENGYLLDTTLGQLQCQSLVIATGGLSIPTLGATGFGYQVAKQFGHELLPTRAGLVPFTITDQLKELCTELSGTSVDCLVSCNEQSFRENILFTHRGLSGPAILQISSFWEPGDTVEINLLPDHDTAAWLQQQVAERPNSELKTLLGEIFTKKMANLLADNWFVSKPMKQYTHAELAQIADKLGSWKVVPAGTEGYRTAEVTLGGVDTREVSSKTMESLKSPGLYFIGEVLDVTGHLGGFNFQWAWASGYAAAQYV, encoded by the coding sequence TTGCGCTCTACCGAAGTCGTGATCATTGGCGCTGGCGCCGCAGGGTTGATGTGTGCACTGACCGCCGCCGGGCGTGGGCGTCAGGTGTTGCTGCTCGACCACGCGAACAAGGCCGGCAAGAAAATCCTGATGTCCGGTGGTGGCCGCTGCAATTTCACCAACATGTACACCGAGCCGAGCAATTTCCTCTCGCACAATCCGCATTTCTGCAAATCGGCACTGGCGCGCTACACCCAGTGGGATTTCATCGGTATGGTCGCCAAGCACGGCGTGCCGTACCACGAGAAGAAACTCGGCCAGCTGTTCTGCGATAACAAATCCAGCGACATCCTCGGCATGCTGCTCGACGAGTGCGATCAGGTCGGCGTCGAGCTGCACCTCGACACCTCGATCCAGACCATCGAGAAAGTCGAGAACGGTTACCTACTCGACACCACCCTCGGCCAGCTCCAGTGCCAGTCGCTAGTGATTGCCACCGGCGGGCTGTCGATCCCGACGCTGGGCGCTACAGGCTTCGGTTATCAGGTGGCCAAACAGTTCGGCCATGAACTGCTGCCGACCCGCGCCGGGCTGGTGCCGTTCACCATCACCGATCAGCTCAAGGAACTGTGCACCGAGCTGTCCGGTACTTCGGTGGATTGTCTGGTCAGCTGCAACGAGCAGAGCTTTCGCGAGAACATTCTGTTCACCCACCGTGGCCTCAGCGGCCCGGCGATTCTGCAGATCTCGTCGTTCTGGGAGCCGGGTGACACCGTGGAGATCAACCTGTTGCCGGATCACGACACCGCCGCATGGCTGCAGCAGCAAGTGGCCGAGCGCCCGAACAGCGAGCTGAAAACTTTGCTTGGTGAGATCTTCACCAAGAAGATGGCCAATCTGTTGGCGGACAACTGGTTCGTTTCCAAACCGATGAAACAGTACACCCACGCCGAACTGGCGCAGATCGCCGACAAACTCGGCAGTTGGAAAGTCGTCCCGGCCGGCACCGAAGGCTACCGCACCGCCGAGGTCACGCTGGGTGGCGTTGACACCCGCGAAGTGTCGTCCAAGACCATGGAATCGCTGAAAAGCCCTGGCCTGTATTTCATCGGTGAAGTGCTCGACGTCACCGGGCATCTGGGTGGCTTCAACTTCCAGTGGGCCTGGGCCTCGGGTTACGCGGCTGCGCAGTACGTCTGA
- a CDS encoding GNAT family N-acetyltransferase, protein MTIEWICKHHSDLGKEQLYALLKLRSEVFVVEQKCAYPDLDGQDLDGDTLHLMGWEDDQLMAYLRLLDPESQGGDVVIGRVIIAPQGRGKGLGHVMMEHALKQAEKHWPQVPIYLSAQAHLQGYYGRYGFVVAGEEYLEDDIPHIGMRRP, encoded by the coding sequence ATGACAATCGAGTGGATCTGCAAACATCACAGCGATCTGGGCAAAGAGCAGCTGTACGCGCTGTTGAAGCTGCGCTCTGAGGTGTTCGTGGTCGAACAGAAATGCGCCTACCCGGACCTCGACGGCCAGGATCTGGACGGCGACACCCTTCACCTCATGGGTTGGGAAGATGATCAGTTGATGGCCTATCTACGCCTGCTGGATCCCGAATCCCAGGGCGGTGACGTGGTGATCGGCCGCGTGATCATTGCGCCGCAGGGCCGTGGCAAAGGGCTGGGGCATGTGATGATGGAACACGCACTGAAACAGGCCGAGAAGCATTGGCCGCAGGTGCCGATCTATCTGTCGGCGCAGGCGCATTTGCAGGGGTATTACGGCAGGTACGGGTTTGTCGTGGCGGGTGAGGAGTATCTGGAGGATGACATTCCGCACATAGGCATGCGTCGTCCTTGA
- a CDS encoding transporter substrate-binding domain-containing protein: MPRLHRAFALIGLLLLAQTAAADKLRLVFDIWPPFTDDTLVNGGLATDIVSTALARAGYASDYEQVPWARALLGVGEGRYDVLVNAWYNEERTKLGQFSSEYLLNRIRFLKRKDTPLDYSNLEQLHTYPVAVVRGYAYSQAFDADTALEKVPVHNFAMAVRMLAADRVKLTLEDEYVARYYLSRESPKVRNAVEFLPKPLSENSLHILVSLKNPAHEQIVAGFDKAIAAMKADGSYDRLLRQHGM; the protein is encoded by the coding sequence ATGCCGCGACTGCATCGAGCCTTTGCTTTGATCGGACTGCTCTTGCTGGCCCAAACCGCCGCAGCGGACAAGTTGCGGCTGGTGTTTGATATCTGGCCACCGTTTACCGACGACACGCTGGTCAACGGCGGCCTGGCCACCGACATCGTCAGCACCGCGCTGGCGCGGGCCGGTTATGCCAGCGACTACGAGCAGGTGCCGTGGGCGCGGGCGCTGCTGGGGGTTGGCGAGGGGCGCTACGACGTACTGGTCAACGCCTGGTATAACGAAGAACGCACCAAACTCGGCCAGTTCTCTAGCGAGTATCTGCTCAATCGCATCCGCTTTCTCAAGCGCAAGGACACGCCGCTGGACTACAGCAACCTGGAGCAACTGCACACCTATCCGGTGGCGGTGGTGCGCGGTTATGCCTACTCGCAGGCGTTCGATGCGGATACCGCGCTCGAGAAAGTCCCTGTGCATAACTTCGCTATGGCCGTGCGCATGCTCGCGGCGGATCGGGTCAAGCTGACCCTGGAAGATGAGTACGTTGCGCGCTATTACCTGTCGCGCGAATCACCCAAAGTGCGCAACGCCGTGGAGTTCCTGCCCAAACCGTTGAGCGAGAACAGCCTGCACATTCTGGTGAGCCTGAAGAACCCTGCGCATGAACAGATTGTGGCCGGGTTTGATAAGGCGATTGCGGCGATGAAGGCGGATGGGAGTTATGACCGGTTGTTGCGTCAGCATGGGATGTAG
- a CDS encoding TldD/PmbA family protein, with translation MSISKSQSDAFKVIVNWLRDSVREPEQFTLSYAAESSAFVRFNHAKVRQAGQVQQADVGLKLINDGRHADLHITLSGDQEADLQRLAEGLQQLRETLPLLPQDPYLLLNHNGWQSNNVQEHPLPDTEQVVEEICTAAEGLDLVGFYAAGPISRGFASSSGAFGWHQANSFNFDFSLFHENGEAVKASYAGHDWSSEGFARRFQQAREQLAFLGRPLRTLAPGQYRAYLAPAALEEIMGMLSWGGFSAQSIASKSSPLQKLYVGDQTFSPLVSLDEKVSESLSPAFSAEGYPRSDLRLIVEGKAGDQLVGSRSAAEYGLTANGASGGESPSALNMAAGDLSQAEILKQLGTGLYISNLWYLNFSDQPAARLTGMTRFATFWVENGEIQAPVSTMRFDDSAYNLLGSQLEALTAERELLLSASTYSQRNTSSALLPGALVSRLTLTL, from the coding sequence ATGAGCATTTCGAAGAGTCAGTCCGACGCCTTCAAGGTCATCGTCAATTGGCTACGCGACAGTGTGCGCGAGCCGGAACAGTTCACGCTCAGCTATGCCGCCGAATCGTCGGCGTTCGTCCGTTTCAACCACGCCAAGGTGCGTCAGGCCGGCCAGGTGCAGCAAGCCGACGTCGGGCTGAAACTGATCAACGACGGCCGCCACGCTGACCTGCACATCACCCTGTCCGGTGATCAGGAAGCCGATCTGCAACGCCTCGCCGAAGGCCTGCAACAACTGCGCGAAACCCTACCGCTGCTGCCGCAGGATCCGTACCTGCTGCTCAATCACAACGGCTGGCAGAGCAACAACGTGCAGGAACACCCGTTGCCGGACACCGAGCAGGTGGTCGAGGAAATCTGCACCGCTGCTGAAGGTCTGGATCTGGTCGGTTTCTATGCTGCCGGCCCGATCAGTCGTGGTTTCGCCAGTTCCTCGGGAGCGTTCGGCTGGCATCAGGCCAACAGCTTCAACTTCGACTTCAGCCTGTTCCACGAAAATGGCGAAGCGGTAAAGGCCAGCTACGCCGGGCACGACTGGAGCAGCGAAGGCTTCGCCCGACGCTTCCAGCAGGCCCGCGAGCAACTGGCGTTCCTCGGTCGCCCGCTACGTACTCTGGCACCGGGGCAATACCGGGCTTATCTGGCGCCGGCCGCGCTGGAAGAAATCATGGGCATGCTCAGTTGGGGCGGTTTCTCGGCGCAGTCGATTGCCAGCAAGAGCAGCCCGCTGCAGAAGCTGTATGTCGGCGATCAGACGTTCAGTCCACTGGTATCGCTGGATGAAAAAGTCAGCGAATCGTTGAGTCCGGCGTTTTCCGCCGAGGGTTATCCGCGCAGCGATTTGCGGCTGATCGTCGAAGGCAAGGCCGGTGATCAATTGGTCGGTTCACGCAGTGCCGCCGAATACGGCCTGACCGCCAACGGTGCCAGCGGCGGCGAATCGCCGAGCGCACTGAACATGGCGGCCGGTGATCTGTCACAGGCAGAGATTCTCAAGCAGTTGGGCACCGGGTTGTACATCAGCAACCTGTGGTACCTGAACTTCTCGGATCAACCGGCGGCACGCCTGACCGGCATGACCCGGTTTGCCACGTTCTGGGTCGAGAACGGCGAGATTCAGGCGCCGGTCAGCACCATGCGTTTCGACGACAGCGCCTACAACCTGCTGGGTTCGCAGCTGGAAGCGTTGACCGCCGAGCGCGAGTTGCTGCTGTCGGCGAGCACGTACAGCCAGCGCAATACCTCGTCGGCGCTGCTGCCGGGGGCGCTGGTGAGCCGATTGACCTTGACCCTGTAA
- the dbpA gene encoding ATP-dependent RNA helicase DbpA, with amino-acid sequence MLANLESLGYAQMTPIQAQSLPVILKGMDLIAQAKTGSGKTAAFGIGLLNPINPRYFGCQALVICPTRELADQVAKEVRRLARAEDNIKVLTLCGGVSFGPQIASLEHGAHIIVGTPGRIQQHLRKGSLVLDGLNTLILDEADRMLDMGFYDAIEDIIEKTPARRQTLLFSATYPVGIKQLASKFMRDPQTVKAEAFHDDTQIEQRFYEISPEERMSAVTKVLHHFRPDSCVAFCFTKQQVQETVDHLTAKGISAVGLHGDLEQRDRDQVLAMFANRSTSVLVATDVAARGLDIDALDMVINVELARDSEIHIHRVGRTGRAGEKGIAVSLVAPSEAHRAQAIEQLQKAPLNWDQVDNLKSQGGAPLQPPMSTLCIAGGRKDKVRPGDILGALTGDAGIPGAQVGKIAIFDFQSYVAVERTVVMQALQRLNNGKIKGRSLRVRVL; translated from the coding sequence ATGCTGGCTAACCTCGAATCCCTCGGTTATGCCCAGATGACGCCGATCCAGGCGCAGAGCTTGCCGGTGATCCTCAAGGGGATGGACCTGATCGCCCAGGCCAAGACCGGCAGCGGCAAGACCGCCGCGTTCGGCATCGGCCTGCTAAACCCGATCAACCCGCGCTACTTCGGTTGCCAGGCGCTGGTGATCTGCCCAACCCGTGAGCTGGCCGACCAGGTCGCCAAGGAAGTCCGGCGTCTGGCCCGTGCCGAGGACAACATCAAGGTCCTGACCCTGTGCGGCGGCGTGTCGTTCGGCCCGCAGATCGCTTCGCTGGAGCACGGCGCGCACATCATCGTCGGCACCCCGGGACGTATCCAGCAGCACCTGCGCAAGGGTTCGCTGGTGCTCGACGGTCTGAACACGCTGATCCTCGACGAAGCCGACCGCATGCTCGACATGGGCTTCTACGACGCCATCGAAGACATCATCGAAAAGACTCCGGCACGCCGTCAGACCCTGCTGTTCTCCGCCACCTACCCGGTGGGCATCAAGCAACTGGCGTCGAAATTCATGCGCGATCCGCAAACGGTGAAAGCCGAAGCGTTCCATGACGACACGCAGATCGAGCAGCGCTTCTACGAAATTTCTCCGGAAGAGCGCATGAGCGCAGTGACCAAAGTTCTGCACCACTTCCGCCCGGACTCCTGCGTGGCGTTCTGCTTCACCAAGCAGCAGGTGCAGGAAACCGTCGATCACCTGACCGCCAAAGGCATCTCCGCCGTCGGCCTGCATGGCGATCTGGAACAGCGTGACCGCGACCAGGTGCTGGCGATGTTCGCCAACCGCAGTACGTCGGTCCTGGTCGCCACCGACGTGGCCGCCCGTGGTCTGGACATCGATGCGCTGGACATGGTGATCAACGTCGAGCTGGCCCGTGACTCGGAAATCCACATTCACCGCGTTGGCCGTACCGGTCGTGCCGGCGAGAAAGGCATCGCGGTCAGCCTCGTTGCGCCGTCCGAAGCGCATCGCGCGCAAGCCATCGAACAGCTGCAGAAAGCCCCGTTGAACTGGGATCAGGTCGACAACCTCAAGTCCCAGGGCGGCGCCCCGCTGCAGCCACCGATGAGCACGCTGTGCATCGCCGGCGGGCGTAAAGACAAAGTGCGGCCGGGCGACATCCTCGGCGCACTGACCGGCGACGCCGGCATCCCGGGCGCCCAAGTGGGCAAGATCGCGATCTTCGACTTCCAATCGTATGTGGCGGTTGAACGCACCGTGGTCATGCAGGCACTGCAGCGCTTGAACAACGGCAAGATCAAGGGCCGTTCGTTGCGCGTGCGGGTTTTGTAA
- the mdtD gene encoding multidrug transporter subunit MdtD, translating into MPTRPPLDAITARWLPWVVAIAFFMQSLDGTILNTALPAMAKDLAENPLRMQGVVIAYMLTVALLIPASGWIADRFGTKKIFFGAILLFSFGSLLCALSSSLTMLVGARVIQGLGGALMLPVGRLVVLRAYPRSELVRIMGFITIPGLLGPLIGPTMGGWMVQYLTWHWIFLINLPVGLIGCYAVWKFIPDLRGTERTRFDSLGFLLFGAAMILITIAMEGLGELHLPHLRVMLLLFGGLACLAAYWLRAGRVENPLFSPTLFKTRTFAVGIIGNLFARLGSGALPFLVPLLLQVALGYSPAQAGMSMLPLAAAAMIAKWVARPLIERLGYRIVLTGNTLALGIMLASMGLVSEQTPYWLLLCLLAILGAINSLQFTAMNTVTLIDLDDASASSGNSLLSVVAQLSLSLGVACAGALLGGFTAEIGNDGVETVLGAFQLTFVTVGVMAMLAATIFSQLSKEDGRRVKRPDEHPDEHIEH; encoded by the coding sequence ATGCCCACACGCCCGCCTCTCGACGCCATTACCGCCCGCTGGTTGCCGTGGGTCGTCGCCATTGCGTTCTTCATGCAGTCCCTCGACGGGACCATCCTCAACACCGCCCTGCCGGCCATGGCCAAGGATCTGGCCGAAAACCCGTTGCGCATGCAAGGCGTGGTCATCGCCTACATGCTCACCGTGGCCTTGCTGATTCCGGCCTCGGGCTGGATCGCCGACCGCTTCGGCACCAAGAAAATCTTCTTCGGCGCGATCCTGCTGTTCAGTTTCGGCTCACTGCTCTGCGCGTTATCGAGCAGCCTGACCATGCTGGTCGGCGCGCGGGTCATTCAGGGCCTCGGTGGTGCGCTGATGTTGCCCGTCGGGCGGCTGGTGGTGCTGCGCGCCTACCCGCGTTCGGAACTGGTGCGGATCATGGGGTTCATCACCATTCCCGGCCTGCTCGGCCCGCTGATCGGCCCGACCATGGGCGGCTGGATGGTGCAATACCTGACGTGGCACTGGATCTTTCTGATCAACCTGCCGGTCGGCCTCATCGGTTGCTACGCGGTGTGGAAATTCATTCCCGACCTGCGCGGCACCGAGCGCACGCGTTTCGATAGCCTCGGTTTCCTGCTGTTCGGCGCGGCGATGATCCTGATCACCATCGCCATGGAAGGCCTGGGCGAACTGCACTTGCCGCACCTGCGGGTGATGTTGCTGCTGTTCGGCGGGCTGGCCTGTCTGGCGGCTTACTGGCTGCGTGCCGGGCGTGTCGAAAATCCACTGTTCTCGCCAACGCTGTTCAAGACCCGGACCTTTGCGGTCGGGATCATCGGCAACCTGTTCGCCCGTCTGGGCAGCGGTGCCCTGCCGTTTCTGGTGCCGTTGCTGCTGCAAGTGGCGCTGGGTTATTCACCGGCGCAAGCCGGGATGAGCATGCTGCCACTGGCGGCGGCGGCAATGATCGCCAAGTGGGTGGCGCGACCGTTGATCGAACGTCTTGGCTATCGCATCGTGCTCACCGGCAACACCCTGGCGCTGGGGATCATGCTGGCGAGCATGGGCCTGGTCAGCGAGCAGACGCCGTACTGGCTGCTGCTGTGCCTGCTGGCGATTCTCGGCGCAATCAACTCGCTGCAGTTCACCGCGATGAACACGGTGACCCTGATCGACCTCGACGACGCCAGCGCCAGCAGCGGCAACAGCTTGCTGTCGGTGGTGGCGCAATTGTCGTTGAGTCTGGGGGTGGCCTGCGCCGGTGCGCTGCTTGGCGGCTTCACGGCGGAGATCGGCAACGACGGCGTCGAAACCGTGTTGGGCGCATTCCAGCTGACGTTTGTCACGGTCGGAGTGATGGCGATGCTGGCGGCGACGATCTTCTCGCAACTGTCGAAAGAAGACGGCCGCCGGGTCAAACGCCCGGATGAACATCCGGATGAACACATCGAACACTGA
- a CDS encoding winged helix-turn-helix domain-containing protein — protein sequence MDVSKTKSSFYRRLYVAYLIDSGLAPSVPALTEVTGMPRRTAQDTIAALADLDIVCEFEQEEGARNHAGRYRIREWGAIDRGWIERNLRQIKAVLEYP from the coding sequence ATGGACGTCAGCAAGACCAAAAGCAGTTTTTACCGGCGCCTGTATGTGGCCTACCTGATCGACAGCGGCCTGGCCCCAAGCGTCCCTGCGCTGACCGAAGTGACCGGCATGCCCCGGCGCACGGCACAGGACACCATCGCCGCGCTGGCAGATCTGGATATCGTCTGTGAATTCGAGCAGGAAGAGGGCGCGCGCAACCATGCCGGGCGCTATCGGATTCGCGAGTGGGGGGCGATTGATCGCGGGTGGATCGAGCGTAATCTGCGGCAGATCAAGGCTGTGCTGGAGTATCCCTGA